A genomic stretch from Carassius auratus strain Wakin unplaced genomic scaffold, ASM336829v1 scaf_tig00214937, whole genome shotgun sequence includes:
- the LOC113093274 gene encoding zinc finger BED domain-containing protein 4-like: MEAPQKRCRKSVVWEHFHLETPNKVRCMYCDRQLAYFNNTSSMMRHLRSTHPAILQCAEDGNIPPVPRPATDTAGPSKQGRQRELDEALVDMVVKDLQPFTIVEDEGFMAFVNKLDPSYVLPSRKALKTMVTERYNISKEKTMEDLKKADFVSLTADMWSSINMDGYLGVTCHYITPEAKLATVVLGVRRFYQTQTAQHLMEAKALLMAEWGITTKVQCMVTDNASNMILSAQLLNLRHVPCFAHNLNLIVKKALDQTPLINEIRQKARKIVGLFRSSCKAKDKLVEMQGLMGRPALKLMQEVDTRWNSTYDMLQRLYEQREPVGTYLQEGLHSRCGGYESFRALALATLLDPRFKNVGFGNPAKAQEAEKQITLECASLMRSNTATPV, translated from the exons ATGGAGGCTCCACAGAAGAGATGCCGTAAATCTGTGGTGTGGGAGCATTTCCATTTGGAAACCCCAAATAAAGTGAGATGTATGTATTGTGATAGGCAGCTAGCCTACTTCAACAATACATCATCCATGATGCGCCATTTGAGGAGCACTCATCCTGCCATTTTGCAGTGTGCAGAGGATGGTAACATTCCCCCTGTACCTAGGCCTGCTACTGACACTGCTGGGCCATCTAAACAAG gcagACAGAGGGAATTGGATGAGGCTCTTGTAGACATGGTGGTAAAGGATTTGCAGCCCTTCACTATCGTGGAGGATGAGGGTTTCATGGCTTTTGTGAACAAACTTGATCCAAGCTATGTCCTCCCATCCCGGAAGGCACTTAAAACGATGGTAACCGAAAGGTACAACATTTCTAAGGAGAAGACAATGGAGGACctaaaaaaggcagattttgtTAGCCTTACAGCTGACATGTGGTCCTCCATTAATATGGACGGATACCTTGGTGTTACTTGCCACTACATAACACCAGAGGCAAAGCTGGCAACTGTTGTACTGGGTGTAAGGAGGTTTTACCAAACACAAACAGCCCAGCATCTCATGGAGGCTAAAGCTTTGCTAATGGCCGAGTGGGGAATAACCACCAAAGTTCAGTGTATGGTGACTGATAATGCATCCAACATGATCTTAAGTGCCCAGCTACTGAACCTTCGGCATGTCCCATGTTTTGcccacaatttaaatttaattgtaaaaaaggccctagATCAAACCCCACTCATCAATGAAATACGACAGAAAGCCAGAAAGATAGTGGGGTTATTTAGATCCAGCTGCAAAGCAAAGGACAAGCTTGTGGAGATGCAGGGCTTGATGGGCAGACCAGCTCTGAAACTGATgcaggaggtggacacaagatgGAACAGCACTTACGACATGTTGCAGCGCTTGTATGAGCAACGAGAGCCAGTGG GCACATACCTGCAAGAAGGTCTGCACTCAAGATGTGGTGGGTACGAGTCATTCAGAGCCTTGGCTCTGGCTACTCTGCTGGACCCAAGGTTCAAAAATGTGGGTTTTGGAAATCCTGCCAAAGCCCAGGAGGCTGAAAAGCAGATCACACTGGAGTGTGCTTCGCTGATGCGTTCAAACACAGCAACTCCTG TTTAG